In Lysobacter firmicutimachus, one genomic interval encodes:
- a CDS encoding DUF421 domain-containing protein, which produces MSEAFDLSMPWWHYPLRACVVYFVLLALIRLSGKRTMGQFTSFDMLLIVLLGNAVQNALLGSDTSVGGGLLLAATLMALNWSVGYVAARSSRAERLLEGEPVVLARHGRVLRQVLRRELVSRADFEKAMRENDCDEVDQIEVAMLETNGRITILKRGVGQ; this is translated from the coding sequence ATGTCCGAAGCCTTCGATCTGTCTATGCCCTGGTGGCACTACCCGCTGCGGGCCTGCGTGGTCTATTTCGTGCTGCTGGCGCTGATCCGCCTGTCGGGCAAGCGCACCATGGGCCAATTCACCTCGTTCGACATGCTGCTGATCGTGTTGCTCGGCAACGCGGTGCAGAACGCTCTGCTCGGCAGCGATACCTCGGTCGGCGGCGGCCTGTTGCTGGCCGCGACGCTGATGGCCCTGAACTGGAGCGTGGGCTACGTCGCCGCGCGCAGTTCGCGCGCCGAACGCCTGCTGGAAGGCGAGCCGGTGGTGCTGGCGCGCCACGGCCGGGTACTCCGTCAGGTGCTGCGGCGCGAGCTGGTCAGCCGCGCCGACTTCGAAAAAGCGATGCGCGAGAACGACTGCGACGAAGTCGATCAGATCGAGGTGGCGATGCTGGAGACCAACGGGCGCATCACGATCTTGAAGCGGGGAGTCGGCCAGTAG
- the hemF gene encoding oxygen-dependent coproporphyrinogen oxidase, whose protein sequence is MNDFDRVRDYLTGLQDRICAAIEQADGGARFVEDPWQRAEGGGGRTRVLRGGKVFEQAGIGFSDVSGSKLPPSASAARPELAGASWRAVGVSLVFHPHNPYLPTTHANVRHFRAMRDGETVAWWFGGGFDLTPFYPFDEDVRHWHRTARALCEPFGGDERYRAHKRWCDEYFFLKHRNETRGVGGLFFDDLHEDFERDFAYQRAVGDGFLDAYLPLIERRRDTPYGERERQFQLYRRGRYVEFNLVFDRGTLFGLQSGGRTESILMSLPPLVRWEYGFQPEAGSDEARLAEYLVPRDWI, encoded by the coding sequence ATGAACGATTTCGACCGCGTACGCGACTACCTCACCGGCCTGCAGGACCGCATCTGCGCCGCCATCGAACAGGCCGACGGCGGCGCCCGCTTCGTCGAAGACCCGTGGCAGCGCGCCGAAGGCGGCGGCGGGCGCACCCGCGTGCTGCGCGGCGGCAAGGTGTTCGAGCAAGCCGGGATCGGCTTCTCCGACGTGTCAGGCAGCAAGCTGCCGCCCTCGGCCAGCGCGGCGCGGCCGGAACTGGCCGGCGCCTCCTGGCGCGCGGTCGGGGTGTCGCTGGTGTTCCATCCGCACAACCCCTACCTGCCGACCACCCACGCCAACGTGCGCCACTTCCGCGCCATGCGCGACGGCGAAACCGTGGCCTGGTGGTTCGGCGGCGGTTTCGACCTGACCCCGTTCTATCCCTTCGACGAAGACGTGCGCCATTGGCACCGCACTGCGCGCGCGCTGTGCGAGCCGTTCGGCGGCGACGAGCGCTACCGGGCGCACAAACGCTGGTGCGACGAGTACTTCTTCCTCAAGCACCGCAACGAAACCCGCGGCGTCGGCGGTCTGTTCTTCGACGATCTGCACGAGGACTTCGAACGCGACTTCGCCTACCAGCGTGCGGTCGGCGACGGGTTCCTCGACGCCTACCTGCCGCTGATCGAACGTCGCCGCGACACGCCCTACGGCGAACGCGAACGCCAGTTCCAGTTGTACCGCCGCGGCCGCTACGTCGAATTCAATCTGGTCTTCGACCGCGGCACCCTGTTCGGTCTGCAGTCCGGCGGCCGCACCGAATCGATCCTGATGAGCCTGCCGCCGCTGGTGCGCTGGGAATACGGCTTCCAACCCGAAGCCGGCAGCGACGAGGCGCGGCTGGCGGAGTATCTGGTGCCGCGGGACTGGATCTGA
- a CDS encoding S9 family peptidase, with translation MRISFATLAALPCALLATAAFAQSAPLTLADTMANPDWIGAPVEAAWWAWDGQRVQYQLKRDDSIIRDTWQAGVAGGAPQRVDGAARAELDAAAPVYDAQRTRMAFVRNGDVFVRDLRSGALTQVTRSNDTEARPQFGRDGNLVFRVDNQWYQWRAGQGVSQAAQVRAENDPAKAPKADALRDFQLATIDTLRNDRAQREAAREQDEAWRRADPSRAPRPVYLGDEVEIADSALSPDARYLLVVTQAKKGDAGQGGKMPKYVTESGYEEFEEVRTRVGRNDPLAQKLWLIDVANAKASELKFDALPGIAVDPLAALRKAAKQEPLKGDRPVRVETDGDGSGVSIRWSDDGRQAAVLIRAIDNKDRWLASVDLAQAKLQTRHRLTDPAWIGWNFNDFGWTPDGALWLLSEQSGYSHLYLSDGGAPRALTSGQWEVSEPRLSADGKSFYFLCNRKWPGDYEVCAVDRNGGAVREVTALDGVENFALSPDGRKLLVRYSDSYLPPQLAVVGSDGEGLTKLTDTRKDAFKARDWIRPEYVQIPSKHGAGTVWGKYYGPKTVEPGKKYPVVMFVHGAGYLQNVSARYPNYFREQMFHNLLVQEGYIVLDLDYRASEGYGRDWRTAIYRQMGHPELEDYLDGLDWLVAHKQGDRDRAGIYGGSYGGFMTFMALFRSPGTFKAGAALRPVADWSQYNHEYTSNILNTPELDPEAYKKSSPIEYAAGLKDNLLIAHGMIDDNVFFKDSVMMTQKLIELRKDKWEIAPYPLERHGFVHPDAWYDEYRRIHELFNRTLK, from the coding sequence ATGCGCATCTCCTTCGCCACGCTCGCCGCGCTGCCCTGCGCCCTGCTCGCCACCGCCGCGTTCGCCCAAAGCGCGCCGCTGACCCTGGCCGACACCATGGCCAACCCGGACTGGATCGGCGCACCGGTCGAGGCCGCCTGGTGGGCCTGGGACGGCCAGCGCGTGCAGTACCAGCTCAAGCGCGACGATTCGATCATCCGCGACACCTGGCAGGCCGGCGTCGCCGGCGGCGCGCCGCAACGCGTCGACGGCGCGGCGCGCGCCGAACTCGACGCCGCGGCGCCGGTCTACGACGCCCAGCGCACGCGCATGGCCTTCGTCCGCAATGGCGATGTGTTCGTGCGCGATCTGCGCAGCGGTGCGCTGACCCAGGTCACCCGCAGCAACGACACCGAGGCGCGTCCGCAATTCGGCCGCGACGGCAACCTGGTGTTCCGGGTCGACAACCAGTGGTACCAGTGGCGCGCCGGCCAGGGCGTGAGCCAGGCCGCGCAGGTGCGCGCCGAGAACGACCCGGCCAAGGCGCCCAAGGCCGACGCGCTGCGCGATTTCCAGCTGGCGACCATCGACACCTTGCGCAACGACCGCGCCCAGCGCGAGGCCGCGCGCGAGCAGGACGAGGCCTGGCGCCGCGCCGACCCCAGCCGCGCGCCCAGGCCGGTCTACCTCGGCGACGAGGTCGAGATCGCCGACAGCGCGCTGTCGCCGGACGCGCGCTACCTGCTGGTGGTGACCCAGGCCAAGAAGGGCGACGCCGGCCAGGGCGGCAAGATGCCCAAGTACGTGACCGAGTCGGGCTACGAGGAATTCGAGGAAGTCCGCACGCGCGTCGGCCGCAACGACCCCCTGGCGCAGAAGCTGTGGCTGATCGATGTCGCCAACGCCAAGGCCAGCGAACTCAAGTTCGACGCGCTGCCGGGCATCGCCGTCGACCCGCTGGCGGCGCTGCGCAAGGCGGCCAAGCAGGAGCCGCTCAAGGGCGACCGCCCGGTGCGGGTGGAAACCGACGGCGACGGCAGCGGCGTGTCGATCCGCTGGAGCGACGACGGCCGCCAGGCCGCGGTGCTGATCCGCGCGATCGACAACAAGGACCGCTGGCTGGCCTCGGTCGACCTGGCCCAGGCCAAGCTGCAGACCCGCCACCGGCTCACCGATCCGGCCTGGATCGGCTGGAACTTCAACGATTTCGGCTGGACCCCGGACGGCGCGCTGTGGCTGCTGTCGGAACAGAGCGGCTATTCGCACCTCTACCTCAGCGACGGCGGCGCGCCGCGCGCGCTGACCTCGGGCCAGTGGGAGGTCTCCGAGCCGCGCCTGTCCGCCGACGGCAAGAGCTTCTACTTCCTGTGCAACCGCAAGTGGCCGGGCGACTACGAAGTCTGCGCGGTCGATCGCAACGGCGGCGCCGTGCGCGAGGTCACCGCACTCGACGGCGTGGAGAACTTCGCCCTGTCGCCGGACGGCCGCAAGCTGCTGGTGCGCTATTCCGACAGCTATCTGCCGCCGCAGCTGGCGGTGGTCGGCAGCGACGGCGAAGGCCTGACCAAGCTCACCGACACCCGCAAGGACGCGTTCAAGGCGCGCGACTGGATCCGTCCGGAGTACGTGCAGATCCCGTCCAAGCACGGCGCCGGCACGGTCTGGGGCAAGTACTACGGGCCCAAGACCGTCGAACCGGGCAAGAAGTACCCGGTGGTGATGTTCGTGCACGGCGCCGGCTACCTGCAGAACGTCAGCGCGCGCTACCCGAACTACTTCCGCGAGCAGATGTTCCACAACCTGCTGGTGCAGGAAGGCTACATCGTGCTCGACTTGGACTACCGCGCCTCGGAAGGCTACGGCCGCGACTGGCGCACCGCGATCTACCGCCAGATGGGCCATCCGGAACTGGAGGACTACCTGGACGGCCTGGACTGGCTGGTCGCCCACAAACAGGGCGACCGCGACCGCGCCGGCATCTACGGCGGCTCCTACGGCGGCTTCATGACCTTCATGGCGCTGTTCCGCAGTCCCGGCACGTTCAAGGCCGGCGCCGCGCTGCGCCCGGTCGCCGACTGGTCGCAGTACAACCACGAGTACACCTCGAACATCCTCAACACCCCCGAGCTCGATCCGGAGGCGTACAAGAAGTCCTCGCCGATCGAGTACGCCGCCGGGCTCAAGGACAACCTGCTGATCGCCCACGGCATGATCGACGACAACGTGTTCTTCAAGGACTCGGTGATGATGACCCAGAAGCTGATCGAACTGCGCAAGGACAAGTGGGAGATCGCGCCGTATCCGCTGGAGCGCCACGGCTTCGTCCATCCGGACGCCTGGTACGACGAGTACCGGCGCATCCATGAGCTGTTCAACCGCACGCTGAAGTAA
- a CDS encoding cytochrome ubiquinol oxidase subunit I produces the protein MDALLLSRIQFGFVVSFHILFPAFTIGLASWLAFVEWRWLRTRDTGWRDLYFFWTKIFAVSFGMGVVSGIVMSFQFGTNWAVLSEQAGNILGPLLSYEVLTAFFLEATFLGVMLFGWNRVDEKMHFLATCMVALGTLISAFWILSANSWMQTPAGYKIVDGVFEPADWWAIVFNPSFPYRLTHMVLAAFITTCFVVGGVAASYLLRGAHVDAAKRMLKAATVFAAITVPAQVLVGDLHGLKTREYQPIKVAAMEAHWESRPAGEGVPLILFAVPNETAERNDYEIAVPKLGSLILTHTLDGDIQPLKSVPASERPPVKPVFYAFRVMVGLGVAMLLVALFSAWQLWRGRLYGSRLALHGWRWLSLSGFVALLAGWYVVEIGRQPYVIYGLLRTADAVSPTVEAASVMSSLLVFAVVYLVVFGAGIRYLFRLVAKGPHPHEPPPRTVQGERTAARPLSVPDESSEAGA, from the coding sequence GTGGACGCCCTGTTGCTGTCGCGGATCCAGTTCGGCTTCGTGGTTTCGTTCCATATCCTGTTCCCGGCCTTCACCATCGGCCTGGCGAGCTGGCTGGCGTTCGTGGAATGGCGCTGGCTGCGCACCCGCGACACCGGCTGGCGCGATCTGTATTTCTTCTGGACCAAGATCTTCGCCGTGTCGTTCGGCATGGGCGTGGTGTCCGGCATCGTCATGAGTTTCCAGTTCGGCACCAACTGGGCGGTGCTCAGCGAACAGGCCGGCAACATCCTCGGCCCGCTGCTGTCCTATGAGGTGCTGACCGCGTTCTTCCTGGAAGCGACCTTCCTCGGCGTGATGCTGTTCGGCTGGAACCGGGTCGACGAGAAGATGCATTTCCTCGCCACCTGCATGGTCGCGCTGGGCACGCTGATTTCGGCGTTCTGGATCTTGTCGGCGAACAGTTGGATGCAGACTCCCGCCGGCTACAAGATCGTCGACGGCGTGTTCGAACCCGCCGACTGGTGGGCGATCGTGTTCAACCCCTCGTTCCCGTACCGCCTCACGCACATGGTGCTGGCGGCGTTCATCACCACCTGCTTCGTGGTCGGCGGCGTGGCCGCGTCCTATCTGCTGCGCGGCGCGCACGTGGACGCGGCCAAGCGCATGCTCAAGGCGGCCACGGTATTCGCCGCGATCACCGTGCCGGCGCAGGTGCTGGTCGGCGATCTGCACGGGCTGAAGACCCGCGAGTACCAACCGATCAAGGTCGCGGCGATGGAGGCGCACTGGGAATCCAGGCCGGCCGGCGAGGGCGTGCCGCTGATCCTGTTCGCGGTGCCGAACGAAACCGCCGAGCGCAACGATTACGAAATCGCCGTGCCCAAGCTGGGCAGCCTGATCCTGACCCACACCCTGGACGGCGACATCCAGCCGCTGAAGTCGGTGCCGGCCAGCGAGCGGCCGCCGGTGAAGCCGGTGTTCTATGCGTTCCGGGTCATGGTCGGGCTGGGCGTGGCGATGCTGCTGGTGGCGCTGTTCTCGGCCTGGCAGTTGTGGCGCGGCCGACTGTACGGCTCGCGCCTGGCCCTGCACGGCTGGCGCTGGCTGAGCCTGAGCGGCTTCGTCGCCTTGTTGGCCGGCTGGTACGTGGTCGAGATCGGCCGCCAGCCTTACGTGATCTACGGCCTGCTGCGCACCGCCGACGCGGTCAGCCCGACGGTGGAGGCGGCGAGCGTGATGAGCTCGCTGCTCGTGTTCGCGGTGGTCTATCTGGTCGTGTTCGGCGCCGGCATCCGCTACCTGTTCCGCCTGGTGGCCAAGGGGCCGCACCCGCACGAGCCGCCGCCGCGCACCGTGCAGGGCGAGCGCACCGCGGCGCGGCCGCTGTCGGTGCCGGACGAATCCAGCGAGGCCGGCGCCTGA
- the cydB gene encoding cytochrome d ubiquinol oxidase subunit II: MDYWLPVIWFGVIGFGVLMYVLLDGFVLGLGILAPFAEDEGQLDHMMNTAAPIWDGNETWLVLGGAGLLAAFPKAYALVLSALYLPVLLMLIALVFRGVAFEFRFKARRAKPAWGAAFALGSLFCAFAQGVILGALVEGMPMQEGKYVGGVFDWFSPFSMLTGAAVVFGYALLGSTWLILKTEGRMQQVARTLARPLVLVVAVFIGLVSAWLPFLDSRIMARWFEGGNFLWLFPVPLLVIANAWALWRSVMREGHDGHPFLHALAFFVLGFLGLILGLWPDIVPGLSLWDAASPPSSQGFVLAGLVVLLPAILGYTYWSYRVFRGKIAADAGYH, encoded by the coding sequence ATGGACTACTGGCTGCCGGTGATCTGGTTCGGCGTGATCGGCTTCGGCGTGTTGATGTACGTGCTGCTGGACGGCTTCGTGCTCGGCCTGGGCATCCTGGCGCCGTTCGCCGAGGACGAGGGCCAGCTCGACCATATGATGAACACCGCCGCGCCGATCTGGGACGGCAACGAGACCTGGCTGGTGCTCGGCGGCGCCGGGCTGCTGGCGGCGTTTCCCAAGGCCTACGCGCTGGTGCTGTCGGCGCTGTACCTGCCGGTGCTGTTGATGCTGATCGCCTTGGTGTTCCGCGGCGTCGCGTTCGAATTCCGGTTCAAGGCGCGCCGCGCCAAGCCGGCCTGGGGCGCGGCGTTCGCGTTGGGTTCGCTGTTCTGCGCTTTCGCCCAGGGCGTGATCCTCGGCGCCCTGGTCGAGGGCATGCCGATGCAGGAAGGCAAGTACGTCGGCGGCGTGTTCGACTGGTTCAGCCCGTTCTCGATGTTGACCGGCGCGGCGGTGGTGTTCGGCTACGCCCTGCTCGGCTCGACCTGGCTGATCCTCAAGACCGAGGGCCGCATGCAGCAGGTCGCGCGCACCCTGGCGCGCCCGCTGGTGCTAGTGGTGGCGGTGTTCATCGGTCTGGTCAGCGCCTGGCTGCCGTTCTTGGACTCGCGGATCATGGCGCGCTGGTTCGAGGGCGGGAATTTCCTCTGGCTGTTCCCCGTGCCCTTGCTGGTGATCGCCAACGCCTGGGCGCTGTGGCGCTCGGTGATGCGCGAGGGCCACGACGGCCATCCGTTCCTGCACGCGCTGGCGTTCTTCGTGCTCGGCTTCCTCGGCCTGATCCTGGGCCTGTGGCCGGACATCGTGCCCGGCCTGTCGCTGTGGGACGCGGCCTCGCCGCCGTCGTCGCAGGGTTTCGTGCTGGCCGGCCTGGTGGTGCTGTTGCCGGCGATCCTGGGCTACACGTATTGGTCGTACCGGGTGTTCCGCGGCAAGATCGCGGCGGACGCGGGGTATCACTGA
- a CDS encoding YcgL domain-containing protein, protein MQAYVYKSLRKADTYVFLSARDDFARLPDPVREQLGSLQFVLEVELSEQRKLARADATTVREHLQSRGFHIQFPPTLASAVAPDA, encoded by the coding sequence ATGCAAGCCTACGTTTACAAAAGTCTCCGCAAGGCAGACACCTACGTGTTCCTGAGCGCGCGCGACGACTTCGCACGCCTGCCCGATCCGGTGCGCGAGCAACTGGGGTCGCTGCAGTTCGTGCTCGAAGTCGAGCTGAGCGAGCAGCGCAAGCTGGCCCGCGCCGATGCGACGACCGTGCGCGAACACCTGCAGTCGCGCGGTTTCCATATCCAGTTTCCGCCGACCCTGGCCAGCGCGGTCGCGCCCGATGCCTGA
- a CDS encoding ankyrin repeat domain-containing protein: MPDARTAHTASRDLGIAAGAGLVLALATGLGGTLGGALIALLGGALAQPAFAIAARLWRRRDAAPRWKPELLALSALWGGATVASAALVAWPLSALLQTGSLLAVLGLSAVAGLILLGLWRLWPLYQEVERDGAPLAPTWARLADLDLGAWRGLGAAAIVAGLVGLVLVLAWPGLIVSGGLRWGLAVALAVLSPALHLWLQRIPAAEALPGIEFAPELDPPVAADDALADEDLEPALYAAARGGKVERALELIELGADVRALPAADDRDRRSLPVLAAVLPDLRLLRALIAKGVDLNAAIAGTTPLLAATRDSWHGRPDAVMTLLANGADPRLADHEGNTPLHHAARSSDPGVAALLFDAQAELDPLNEDGLTPLGVACASGNWRLGKFLLERGAKTEHPGGTPALLAAAGADEDDPAGVQLLLKHKARIDARDAQRRSALHVAAFAGHLDIVTALLAAGADAKAIDLQQRTPLLEAARGGRPAVLERLLEHLPQGGVAEAAAVDADGASALILACQAETASAPLVVRLLDLGLDPELRDRQGKRAVDRAAEAGRWSLVAALDRAYPLPAAVSGEGDADAGEGERVIVDRMPAALLRDGLREGHEADLTGLAKLLSPVELGAQLFEDEGAVPTAQRIEWLLAQGADPAVRDERGDTVLFVLLSRGTEALPALQALLRHGVSPAGRGGLGRFLATCSAGEQATRGLEQFALDLLERGADAFAPTPAGDPPLAIAVRLGWNRLLERLLAAGVDLNTRDSHGMSALHLAAALGREAMLKRLVAQGAAPDLLAADGQTPLGVALASGRRDLADWLDWRGWPLPRRALHEADVPAAAIVGDADAVRRLLDLGLPVDAPDSQGCTALLRAAGGGHRAVVDLLLARGADPQRAAHSGATPLSAAVSMRHGEIVDRLVAAGASLEQRLPGDLTVLMVACALGLTDLAARLLAAGADVHARDAQGRMALHCAAMYGFTARERSRLVALFDTLLLAGVDADQSAAGATPLLLLLGARAEPGTAADEDVLIAGLELLLDHDASLDVQDPRGFGPLHLAALHGLLRVVQRLLRHGANPDLRDALNRTPREIAVMRGFVDIAAEFAPPAPSNGSSRDMSMARFLRGPGH; the protein is encoded by the coding sequence ATGCCTGACGCCCGAACCGCGCATACCGCCTCCCGCGACCTCGGCATCGCTGCCGGCGCCGGCCTGGTGCTGGCCCTGGCCACCGGCTTGGGCGGAACCCTCGGCGGCGCGCTGATCGCCCTGCTCGGCGGCGCGCTGGCCCAGCCGGCATTCGCGATCGCCGCGCGACTGTGGCGCCGGCGCGATGCCGCGCCGCGCTGGAAGCCGGAGCTGCTGGCGCTGTCGGCGCTGTGGGGCGGGGCGACCGTCGCCTCCGCGGCGCTGGTGGCCTGGCCGTTGAGCGCTTTGCTGCAGACCGGTTCGCTGCTCGCCGTGCTCGGCCTGAGCGCGGTCGCCGGGCTGATCTTGCTCGGCCTGTGGCGGCTGTGGCCGCTGTACCAGGAGGTCGAACGCGACGGCGCGCCGCTGGCGCCGACCTGGGCGCGGTTGGCCGATCTCGATCTGGGCGCCTGGCGCGGCCTGGGCGCGGCGGCGATCGTCGCCGGTCTGGTCGGGCTGGTGCTGGTGCTGGCCTGGCCGGGGCTGATCGTCTCCGGCGGCCTGCGCTGGGGCCTGGCCGTCGCGCTCGCGGTGCTGTCGCCGGCGCTGCATTTGTGGCTGCAGCGCATTCCCGCGGCCGAGGCGCTGCCGGGCATCGAATTCGCGCCCGAACTGGACCCCCCCGTCGCCGCCGACGATGCCTTGGCCGACGAGGATCTGGAGCCGGCGCTGTACGCCGCCGCGCGCGGCGGCAAGGTCGAACGCGCGCTGGAACTGATCGAACTCGGCGCCGACGTGCGCGCGCTGCCGGCTGCCGACGACCGCGATCGCCGCAGCCTGCCGGTGCTGGCCGCGGTACTGCCCGACCTGCGCCTGCTGCGCGCACTGATCGCCAAGGGCGTCGACCTCAACGCCGCCATCGCCGGGACTACGCCGCTGTTGGCGGCGACCCGCGACAGCTGGCACGGCCGTCCCGACGCGGTCATGACCCTGCTCGCCAACGGCGCCGACCCGCGCCTGGCCGATCACGAAGGCAACACCCCGCTGCACCACGCCGCACGCAGCTCCGACCCGGGCGTGGCCGCGCTGCTGTTCGACGCCCAGGCCGAACTGGACCCGCTCAACGAGGACGGCCTGACCCCGCTCGGCGTAGCCTGCGCCAGCGGCAACTGGCGCCTGGGCAAGTTCCTGCTCGAACGCGGCGCCAAGACCGAACACCCCGGCGGCACCCCGGCCCTGCTCGCCGCGGCCGGCGCCGACGAGGACGATCCGGCCGGCGTGCAGCTGTTGCTCAAGCACAAGGCGCGCATCGATGCGCGCGATGCGCAGCGCCGCAGCGCGCTGCACGTGGCCGCGTTCGCCGGCCACCTCGATATCGTCACCGCCCTGCTCGCCGCCGGCGCAGACGCCAAGGCGATCGATCTGCAACAGCGCACGCCGTTGCTGGAAGCCGCGCGCGGCGGCCGCCCGGCGGTGCTGGAGCGCCTGCTCGAACACCTGCCGCAGGGCGGCGTGGCCGAAGCCGCGGCGGTCGACGCCGACGGCGCCAGCGCGCTGATCCTGGCCTGCCAGGCCGAGACCGCCTCGGCGCCGCTGGTGGTGCGCCTGCTCGATCTCGGCCTGGACCCGGAACTGCGCGACCGCCAGGGCAAGCGCGCGGTCGACCGCGCGGCCGAGGCCGGTCGCTGGTCGCTGGTCGCGGCGTTGGACCGCGCCTATCCGCTGCCGGCCGCGGTCAGCGGCGAGGGCGACGCGGACGCCGGCGAGGGCGAACGGGTGATCGTCGACCGCATGCCGGCGGCGTTGCTGCGCGACGGCCTGCGCGAGGGCCACGAGGCCGACCTGACCGGTCTGGCCAAGCTGTTGAGCCCGGTCGAGCTGGGCGCGCAATTGTTCGAAGACGAAGGCGCGGTGCCCACCGCGCAGCGGATCGAGTGGCTGCTGGCGCAGGGCGCCGACCCGGCGGTGCGCGACGAGCGCGGCGATACCGTGCTGTTCGTTTTGCTCAGCCGCGGCACCGAGGCCTTGCCGGCGTTGCAGGCGCTGCTGCGCCACGGCGTCTCGCCGGCCGGCCGCGGCGGCCTGGGCCGCTTCCTCGCCACCTGCTCGGCGGGCGAACAGGCCACGCGCGGGTTGGAGCAGTTCGCCCTCGACCTGCTCGAGCGCGGCGCCGACGCGTTTGCGCCGACGCCGGCCGGGGACCCGCCGCTGGCGATCGCGGTGCGGCTGGGCTGGAACCGCCTGCTCGAACGCCTGCTCGCCGCCGGCGTCGACCTCAACACCCGCGACAGCCACGGCATGAGCGCGCTGCACCTGGCGGCGGCGCTCGGCCGCGAGGCCATGCTCAAGCGCCTGGTGGCGCAGGGCGCGGCCCCCGACCTGCTTGCCGCTGACGGCCAGACTCCGCTCGGGGTGGCCCTGGCTTCTGGCCGGCGCGACCTGGCCGACTGGCTGGACTGGCGCGGCTGGCCGCTGCCGCGGCGTGCGCTGCACGAGGCCGACGTACCGGCCGCGGCGATCGTCGGCGACGCCGACGCGGTGCGCCGTCTGCTCGATCTCGGCCTGCCGGTGGACGCGCCCGACAGCCAGGGCTGCACCGCCCTGCTGCGCGCCGCCGGCGGCGGCCACCGAGCAGTGGTCGACCTGCTACTGGCGCGCGGCGCCGATCCACAGCGCGCCGCCCATTCCGGCGCGACCCCGCTGTCGGCGGCGGTCAGCATGCGCCACGGCGAGATCGTCGACCGCCTGGTCGCTGCCGGCGCCTCGCTGGAGCAGCGCCTGCCGGGCGACCTGACCGTGCTGATGGTGGCCTGCGCCCTGGGCCTGACCGATCTGGCCGCGCGTCTGCTCGCCGCCGGCGCCGACGTGCATGCGCGCGACGCCCAGGGCCGCATGGCCCTGCATTGCGCGGCGATGTACGGCTTCACCGCGCGCGAGCGCAGCCGCCTGGTGGCCTTGTTCGACACCTTGTTGTTGGCCGGCGTCGACGCCGACCAGTCCGCGGCCGGCGCCACGCCGCTGCTGTTGCTGCTCGGCGCGCGCGCCGAGCCGGGCACCGCCGCCGACGAGGACGTGCTGATCGCCGGTCTGGAATTGCTGCTGGATCACGACGCTTCGCTCGACGTGCAGGACCCGCGCGGTTTCGGCCCGCTGCACCTGGCGGCGCTGCACGGTCTGTTGCGCGTAGTGCAGCGCCTGCTGCGCCACGGCGCCAACCCGGACCTGCGCGACGCGCTCAACCGCACGCCGCGCGAGATCGCGGTGATGCGCGGCTTCGTCGACATCGCCGCCGAGTTCGCCCCGCCCGCGCCGAGCAACGGCAGTAGCCGCGACATGTCGATGGCCCGGTTCCTGCGCGGCCCGGGGCACTAA